From Cellulosimicrobium cellulans, the proteins below share one genomic window:
- a CDS encoding GH36-type glycosyl hydrolase domain-containing protein: MRYGHFDTAHDEYVVERPDVPVSWTNYLGSKNLCTVLSHTGGGYSYYKSSQYGRITRFRQNGVPVDRPGHYVYLRDDADGDFWSVSWQPVGKPFVGPGEELDPAGGAGRWTTRHGLGYSTFRAEYKGVDAEQTVFIPVDDDVEVWDVRLTNTTDEVRELTVGSYVEFSFHTITIDNQNLQMSLYASGSSYEDGIIEYDFYYEPWTYHFFASSETPSSYDSLRDNFIGPYRSEANPIAIERGHGSNESATTQNHCGSLQHKITLAPGETKRLVYMLGYGSRDAAGRAIQAKYSDVATVDAERARLRAFWRAKQDKLRIRTPHEGMNTMINSWTLLQAETCVQWSRFASFVEVGGRAGLGYRDTAQDVMSVIHSNPTKTRQRIVELLRAQTEAGYGLHLFDPKAFDPDAEKLPDVPSPTIVPTVDPKDLIHGLEDTCSDDHLWLVPSVVEYVKETGDRSFLDLEIPFAEGTPATVYDHLVKALEFSAEQVGQNGVALGLRADWNDCLNLGGGETSLVTFLHAWAIGAFLEIAEPLAAAGDERAEADVARFTAERERIAKVADAQLWDGRWWIRGYTRDGVKIGSAENEEGKIFLEHQAWPVIAGITSQERGEASMDAVRELLGSEYGNHLNWPAFTKVDDTVGFVTRVYPGIKENAAIFSHPNAWPIIAEAMLGRGDEAVQFYDAILPYHQNDNIEVRGAEPYAYVQFLYGRDHEWFGKAQNPWLTGTAGWMYTAVTKYVLGVRLALDGLVVDPSIPTDWDGFEVRREWRGAVYDIEVRNPDHVSKGVRSVTVDGVAHDPAAPIPPLPEGTEAKVVVTLG; encoded by the coding sequence ATGCGCTACGGCCACTTCGACACCGCGCACGACGAGTACGTCGTCGAGCGCCCCGACGTCCCCGTCTCGTGGACGAACTACCTCGGCAGCAAGAACCTGTGCACCGTGCTGTCGCACACCGGCGGGGGGTACTCGTACTACAAGAGCTCGCAGTACGGCCGGATCACGCGCTTCCGGCAGAACGGCGTCCCGGTCGACCGGCCGGGCCACTACGTGTACCTGCGCGACGACGCGGACGGCGACTTCTGGTCGGTGTCGTGGCAGCCGGTCGGCAAGCCGTTCGTCGGCCCCGGTGAGGAGCTCGACCCGGCGGGCGGCGCGGGCCGGTGGACGACCCGGCACGGGCTCGGCTACTCGACGTTCCGCGCCGAGTACAAGGGCGTGGACGCCGAGCAGACGGTCTTCATCCCCGTGGACGACGACGTCGAGGTCTGGGACGTCCGGCTGACGAACACGACGGACGAGGTGCGCGAGCTCACCGTCGGGTCGTACGTGGAGTTCAGCTTCCACACGATCACGATCGACAACCAGAACCTGCAGATGTCGCTCTACGCGTCCGGGTCCTCCTACGAGGACGGGATCATCGAGTACGACTTCTACTACGAGCCGTGGACGTACCACTTCTTCGCGTCGAGCGAGACGCCGTCGTCGTACGACTCGCTGCGCGACAACTTCATCGGCCCGTACCGCTCCGAGGCGAACCCGATCGCGATCGAGCGCGGGCACGGGTCGAACGAGTCCGCGACGACGCAGAACCACTGCGGCTCGCTCCAGCACAAGATCACGCTCGCGCCGGGCGAGACCAAGCGCCTCGTCTACATGCTCGGCTACGGCTCGCGCGACGCGGCCGGTCGCGCGATCCAGGCGAAGTACTCGGACGTCGCGACGGTCGACGCCGAGCGCGCACGGCTCCGCGCGTTCTGGCGCGCCAAGCAGGACAAGCTGCGGATCCGCACGCCCCACGAGGGCATGAACACGATGATCAACTCGTGGACCCTCCTCCAGGCGGAGACCTGCGTGCAGTGGTCGCGCTTCGCGTCGTTCGTCGAGGTGGGCGGTCGCGCGGGCCTCGGCTACCGCGACACCGCGCAGGACGTCATGAGCGTCATCCACTCGAACCCGACGAAGACGCGCCAGCGCATCGTCGAGCTCCTGCGGGCGCAGACGGAGGCCGGGTACGGCCTGCACCTGTTCGACCCGAAGGCGTTCGACCCCGACGCCGAGAAGCTGCCCGACGTCCCGTCGCCGACGATCGTCCCGACCGTGGACCCGAAGGACCTCATCCACGGGCTCGAGGACACGTGCTCGGACGACCACCTGTGGCTCGTTCCCTCGGTCGTCGAGTACGTCAAGGAGACGGGTGACCGCTCGTTCCTCGACCTGGAGATCCCGTTCGCGGAGGGCACGCCGGCCACGGTCTACGACCACCTGGTCAAGGCGCTCGAGTTCTCCGCCGAGCAGGTGGGCCAGAACGGCGTCGCCCTCGGCCTGCGTGCCGACTGGAACGACTGCCTCAACCTCGGCGGCGGCGAGACGTCGCTCGTGACGTTCCTGCACGCATGGGCGATCGGCGCGTTCCTCGAGATCGCGGAGCCGCTCGCGGCGGCGGGCGACGAGCGGGCCGAGGCGGACGTCGCGCGCTTCACGGCGGAGCGCGAGCGCATCGCCAAGGTCGCGGACGCCCAGCTCTGGGACGGCCGCTGGTGGATCCGCGGCTACACGCGCGACGGCGTGAAGATCGGCTCGGCCGAGAACGAGGAGGGCAAGATCTTCCTCGAGCACCAGGCGTGGCCCGTCATCGCGGGCATCACGAGCCAGGAGCGCGGCGAGGCGTCGATGGACGCGGTGCGCGAGCTGCTCGGCTCCGAGTACGGCAACCACCTCAACTGGCCCGCGTTCACCAAGGTCGACGACACGGTCGGGTTCGTCACGCGCGTCTACCCGGGCATCAAGGAGAACGCCGCGATCTTCTCGCACCCCAACGCGTGGCCGATCATCGCCGAGGCGATGCTCGGGCGCGGCGACGAGGCCGTGCAGTTCTACGACGCGATCCTGCCGTACCACCAGAACGACAACATCGAGGTGCGCGGCGCGGAGCCGTACGCGTACGTCCAGTTCCTCTACGGCCGCGACCACGAGTGGTTCGGCAAGGCGCAGAACCCGTGGCTCACGGGCACGGCCGGCTGGATGTACACCGCGGTCACCAAGTACGTCCTCGGCGTGCGCCTCGCGCTCGACGGCCTGGTCGTCGACCCGTCGATCCCGACGGACTGGGACG
- a CDS encoding NTP transferase domain-containing protein, with protein sequence MTATTPAKPSATTPRPRGGAHSRTARAAVVLAAGHDAASRELLSRPLGSATVVELAVANVRRVVDASRIVVVVAPDDPTVRELLGEDVVYVEQEAPLGTGDAVLAARGAVASVLGLGVDEPVLVAYADTPLLRSESLLGLLTRHTLTGADLSLLSAVVDDPDGYGRVVRAEGEIAAILESSEAGGVAEPRTEINVGAYVAAPGLLFGELERMASDGEHRLTELARRVIGAGKRISSYRIVDVDEVRGINTPDELAQAADIVLKRLFVPKKNTDTKIVFGTGGWRAVIGEGYTLANVRRLCQAIANETIRRGLDGKGVVIGGDRRFLSRESAIAAAEVFAGNNIAVTLLPDDVPTPLVTFAAPYLGAAYGIIVTSSHNPPEWNGMKVFRQDGSLPLDDETDRYQDEANALSVDDVITLDIDVARRTGVVVDRSLTDPYVDAIEKIIDVDAVRGSDLQVIVDPMYGTSQLTLGTILSDMRVRSEFIHAAHNPLFGGVAPAPDLQRLSTLVTMIQQGGGRYDLGMATDGDSDRIGIVDETGEYISTNDLLLLLYWYLHEVRGEKGGVVRNLATTHLLDRLAAHFGEESREVKVGFKHVTAGMEEIGAVLGGESSGGLTIRGWILGKDGIFACALVAEMLARTGKRISELRAMVYEITGRLYTLEAGVPATPEMRVEVPRRLEAEPLTHVGPYPVVSVSHLDGTKILLENDNWALLRFSGTEPVLRMFVEADSPEKAAELLEWLQGFVTAGV encoded by the coding sequence ATGACCGCGACGACGCCCGCGAAGCCCAGCGCCACGACCCCGCGACCGCGAGGGGGCGCGCACAGCCGGACCGCGAGGGCCGCCGTCGTGCTCGCCGCGGGGCACGACGCCGCGTCGCGCGAGCTCCTGTCCCGGCCGCTGGGCAGCGCGACGGTCGTCGAGCTGGCCGTGGCGAACGTGCGTCGCGTGGTCGACGCGAGCCGCATCGTCGTCGTCGTGGCGCCGGACGACCCGACCGTGCGCGAGCTGCTCGGCGAGGACGTCGTCTACGTGGAGCAGGAGGCGCCGCTCGGCACGGGCGACGCGGTCCTCGCCGCGCGCGGCGCGGTCGCGTCGGTGCTGGGGCTCGGGGTCGACGAGCCGGTGCTCGTCGCGTACGCGGACACGCCGTTGCTGCGCTCGGAGTCGCTCCTGGGCCTGCTCACGCGCCACACGCTCACGGGCGCCGACCTGTCGCTCCTCTCGGCCGTCGTGGACGACCCGGACGGCTACGGCCGCGTGGTCCGCGCCGAGGGCGAGATCGCGGCGATCCTCGAGTCGTCCGAGGCGGGCGGCGTCGCCGAGCCGCGCACGGAGATCAACGTCGGCGCCTACGTCGCGGCGCCGGGCCTGCTGTTCGGCGAGCTCGAGCGCATGGCGTCCGACGGCGAGCACCGGCTCACGGAGCTCGCTCGCCGCGTCATCGGCGCGGGGAAGCGGATCTCGTCGTACCGGATCGTCGACGTCGACGAGGTGCGCGGCATCAACACGCCGGACGAGCTCGCGCAGGCGGCGGACATCGTGCTCAAGCGCCTGTTCGTCCCGAAGAAGAACACGGACACCAAGATCGTGTTCGGCACGGGTGGCTGGCGCGCCGTCATCGGCGAGGGGTACACGCTCGCGAACGTGCGCCGGCTGTGCCAGGCGATCGCGAACGAGACGATCCGCCGCGGCCTCGACGGCAAGGGCGTCGTGATCGGGGGCGACCGTCGTTTCCTCTCGCGCGAGTCGGCCATCGCGGCGGCCGAGGTCTTCGCGGGCAACAACATCGCGGTCACGCTCCTGCCCGACGACGTCCCGACCCCGCTCGTGACGTTCGCCGCGCCCTACCTCGGGGCGGCCTACGGCATCATCGTCACGTCGAGCCACAACCCGCCCGAGTGGAACGGCATGAAGGTGTTCCGCCAGGACGGCTCGCTGCCGCTCGACGACGAGACGGACCGCTACCAGGACGAGGCCAACGCGCTGTCGGTCGACGACGTCATCACGCTCGACATCGACGTGGCGCGCCGCACGGGCGTCGTGGTCGACCGGTCGCTCACCGACCCCTACGTCGACGCGATCGAGAAGATCATCGACGTGGACGCGGTGCGCGGCTCGGACCTGCAGGTGATCGTCGACCCGATGTACGGCACGAGCCAGCTCACGCTCGGCACGATCCTGTCCGACATGCGGGTGCGCTCGGAGTTCATCCACGCGGCGCACAACCCGCTGTTCGGCGGGGTCGCCCCCGCGCCGGACCTGCAGCGCCTGAGCACGCTCGTGACGATGATCCAGCAGGGCGGGGGGCGCTACGACCTCGGCATGGCCACCGACGGCGACTCCGACCGCATCGGCATCGTCGACGAGACCGGCGAGTACATCTCGACGAACGACCTCCTCCTCCTCCTCTACTGGTACCTGCACGAGGTCCGCGGCGAGAAGGGCGGCGTCGTGCGCAACCTCGCGACGACGCACCTGCTCGACCGGCTCGCCGCCCACTTCGGCGAGGAGTCGCGCGAGGTCAAGGTCGGCTTCAAGCACGTCACGGCGGGCATGGAGGAGATCGGCGCCGTGCTCGGCGGCGAGTCGTCGGGCGGTCTGACGATCCGCGGCTGGATCCTCGGCAAGGACGGCATCTTCGCGTGCGCCCTGGTGGCCGAGATGCTGGCCCGCACGGGCAAGCGGATCTCGGAGCTGCGCGCGATGGTCTACGAGATCACGGGCCGCCTGTACACGCTCGAGGCGGGCGTGCCGGCGACGCCGGAGATGCGCGTCGAGGTGCCCCGACGCCTCGAGGCGGAGCCGCTCACGCACGTCGGCCCGTACCCCGTCGTCTCGGTCTCCCACCTCGACGGCACCAAGATCCTCCTCGAGAACGACAACTGGGCGCTCCTGCGGTTCTCCGGCACCGAGCCCGTCCTGCGCATGTTCGTCGAGGCGGACTCTCCCGAGAAGGCCGCCGAGCTCCTCGAGTGGCTCCAGGGGTTCGTCACCGCCGGCGTCTGA